In the genome of Telluria beijingensis, one region contains:
- a CDS encoding 3'-5' exonuclease — translation MHDTHYPQTGNPIVFFDFETTGLSAKTDLIIEVAAVKYLPGANAHPHMQQLILIDRPLSPFISRLTGITNDMLQREGRQMEVVLDEFIEFIGDHDVVSFNINFDTGFLNSTLARHGRPPLKNIGHCALARAREAWPDLPNHKLAHLADYLGLENGVAHRALNDTLWALEVYFRAMHGARPTTSPSRAAKSLSTGSPSVIPVITGPRQFRIEVLGTKRYQQSFEAICGPRTGKGAALDIQVQLRVETKSGAVRVLIQDEVIGNLAPRIAQDFRRAIIEGHLGEFTHFECSAKIRGGKICSAPDEGHYVMWLDIPQDDD, via the coding sequence ATGCACGATACACACTACCCTCAAACCGGTAACCCGATCGTCTTTTTTGATTTCGAGACAACTGGATTATCCGCAAAAACCGATCTGATCATCGAAGTCGCGGCGGTGAAGTATTTGCCGGGCGCGAATGCACACCCGCATATGCAACAGTTGATACTGATTGACAGGCCGCTATCGCCATTTATTTCCAGGCTTACTGGCATTACAAACGATATGCTGCAGCGGGAGGGGCGCCAAATGGAAGTCGTGCTCGATGAATTTATCGAGTTCATCGGCGATCATGACGTCGTCTCGTTCAACATCAACTTCGACACAGGCTTTCTTAACTCCACGCTTGCCCGGCACGGTCGGCCTCCGCTCAAGAATATCGGGCATTGCGCGCTTGCCCGGGCTCGAGAAGCCTGGCCGGATTTACCAAACCATAAATTAGCGCATCTTGCCGATTACCTTGGCTTGGAAAACGGCGTGGCTCATCGCGCGCTGAACGATACACTCTGGGCATTGGAGGTATATTTCCGCGCAATGCACGGCGCCCGCCCAACTACGTCGCCAAGCCGCGCTGCAAAATCGCTATCAACCGGCTCTCCCTCGGTCATACCAGTCATAACAGGTCCCCGACAGTTCAGGATCGAGGTGCTGGGCACCAAGCGGTATCAGCAATCATTTGAAGCCATATGCGGACCGCGAACAGGTAAGGGCGCGGCTCTTGATATCCAGGTGCAGCTGCGTGTCGAAACTAAATCAGGTGCCGTGCGCGTACTCATCCAGGACGAGGTGATTGGAAATCTGGCTCCTCGTATTGCACAGGATTTTCGCCGCGCGATCATCGAAGGGCATTTGGGCGAGTTCACACATTTTGAATGTTCTGCAAAAATTCGAGGTGGGAAGATCTGCAGCGCTCCAGACGAAGGGCATTACGTCATGTGGCTCGATATTCCTCAGGATGACGATTGA
- a CDS encoding HAD family hydrolase encodes MTFPTVTPAPRAVLFDLDGTLADTAPDLAAAVNWLRTERGLDPTPYEVLRPTASAGARGMIGAAFGLAPGDEGYEELRLAWFDRYQSAMWTHTTLFDGIPELLAGISDAGMAWGIVTNKPSRFTDPLVPQIALAHAGCIVSGDTTGFAKPHPAPLLEGARRLGIAPEQCWYVGDDLRDIEAGQAAGMVTVACVWGYCGAIEPSTWGADYLLETPAQLLALLGQLSEAARQAEQAA; translated from the coding sequence ATGACTTTTCCTACCGTGACGCCGGCACCGCGTGCCGTCCTGTTCGACCTCGACGGCACCCTGGCCGACACCGCGCCCGATCTCGCCGCGGCCGTCAACTGGCTGCGCACCGAGCGTGGCCTCGATCCGACGCCCTATGAAGTGCTGCGTCCCACGGCCTCGGCCGGCGCGCGCGGCATGATCGGCGCCGCCTTCGGGCTGGCGCCGGGCGACGAGGGCTATGAAGAACTGCGCCTGGCCTGGTTCGACCGCTATCAGTCGGCCATGTGGACCCATACGACCCTGTTCGACGGCATTCCCGAACTGCTGGCCGGGATTTCGGACGCCGGCATGGCCTGGGGCATCGTCACCAACAAACCGTCCCGTTTCACCGACCCGCTGGTGCCGCAGATCGCGCTGGCGCATGCCGGCTGCATCGTGTCGGGCGACACCACGGGTTTCGCGAAACCGCATCCGGCCCCGCTGCTGGAAGGCGCGCGCCGCCTCGGCATTGCACCGGAACAGTGCTGGTATGTGGGCGACGACCTGCGCGACATCGAGGCGGGACAGGCGGCCGGCATGGTCACCGTCGCCTGCGTATGGGGCTATTGCGGCGCGATCGAGCCATCGACCTGGGGCGCGGATTACCTGCTCGAAACGCCGGCGCAACTGCTGGCGCTGCTGGGACAGCTGTCCGAAGCGGCGCGACAGGCCGAGCAGGCGGCCTGA
- a CDS encoding T6SS effector amidase Tae4 family protein — MPAAALASQLAAWLKLQPFCGLPNEPKNVTGKDWQEKIKERTGIVYFANYWARNARERARDMPSGDHIDLWNGSRLTATGASFFSTVGRRLGFSAIGAGSSWGYSDLGRSSEILFWEIE, encoded by the coding sequence TTGCCAGCCGCAGCATTAGCTTCCCAGTTGGCCGCATGGCTCAAGCTGCAACCGTTTTGCGGGCTACCCAATGAGCCGAAGAACGTGACCGGAAAGGACTGGCAAGAGAAAATCAAAGAAAGGACGGGGATCGTCTATTTCGCTAACTACTGGGCCAGGAACGCGAGGGAGAGGGCAAGGGACATGCCTAGCGGCGACCATATCGACCTATGGAACGGCTCCAGATTGACTGCGACCGGCGCGAGCTTTTTCTCGACCGTCGGCCGGCGTCTGGGCTTCAGTGCAATTGGCGCAGGCTCCTCTTGGGGATATTCAGATCTTGGGCGCTCGAGCGAGATATTGTTCTGGGAAATTGAATGA
- a CDS encoding glycine zipper 2TM domain-containing protein, protein METTTTNRIHPLMAAAAASVIVVSLTGAAAITGLLPTSKSAPEPAMPLAAASPYAMQQPGMQVPAGYVAQPGQMAQVAANGQQLVPAMVPAMVPAHQVAYAQPVAQVQPQPTVIVKEKPVVKVVEKTRVVHAKPQPVRYEEPRYSQPAPAPAQPNYVGIGTGAVIGGLIGNQIGGGNGKKLATVAGVIGGGIIGNEIANRNSR, encoded by the coding sequence ATGGAAACCACGACCACCAACCGCATCCACCCATTGATGGCCGCTGCCGCCGCCTCGGTCATCGTCGTCAGCCTGACCGGCGCCGCCGCAATCACCGGCCTGCTGCCGACCTCGAAGAGCGCTCCGGAGCCGGCCATGCCGCTGGCAGCCGCTTCGCCATATGCCATGCAGCAGCCAGGCATGCAGGTGCCGGCCGGTTATGTGGCCCAGCCTGGCCAGATGGCGCAGGTGGCGGCGAACGGCCAGCAACTGGTGCCGGCCATGGTGCCTGCGATGGTGCCGGCTCACCAGGTGGCGTATGCCCAGCCGGTAGCCCAGGTGCAGCCGCAGCCGACCGTGATCGTCAAGGAAAAGCCGGTGGTGAAAGTGGTCGAGAAAACTCGCGTGGTGCACGCCAAGCCGCAGCCGGTGCGTTATGAAGAGCCGCGTTATTCGCAGCCTGCCCCGGCGCCAGCCCAGCCTAATTATGTCGGCATCGGCACCGGCGCCGTGATCGGCGGCCTGATCGGCAACCAGATCGGCGGCGGCAATGGCAAGAAGCTGGCGACGGTCGCCGGTGTGATCGGCGGCGGCATCATCGGTAACGAGATTGCCAATCGCAACAGCCGCTAA